The Venturia canescens isolate UGA chromosome 4, ASM1945775v1, whole genome shotgun sequence genomic interval CCCCGCGTTTTTCACGGTTTGTCATCGTATCCAGAGTCTCGGACAATACCTgcgataataaataagtgtATGTAACAGTCATTCTCCATTTCGATTTGAAGTCGTAGTGATACTCGGTTTTGTCGAAACTTACCTGAACTATTTTACATGCGACCTTAGGGTACGACTCGAGAAGAACATTGGCCTTGTCGCAAATCAAAAGCAGGCCGTCGCAGGCCACTTGAGCAACCGCCGGTTGAGTTGCCTGAAAAGAATTCAATTTAATACAACCATCGTCGGGTGATGCTGCGAGATTGGTTTTGTGGACGTATACGTTAGCAAAGGAAAGCGTTAGAGAAATACAGGGAACAAAAAAGACTCGGGGAACGAGACAGCACCAACATGCACTACCTTGCGTGCCACGGGAGAAGAAAATCCGTCCCTTCGTCTGCCCATTTTCTGAGCTCTCTGCTATTTGAATCCGCAATTCATACAttactttatttttcgtgaatttcgtTAAATACTGAAATAGCCTCCGTTCGACAATTCGGAATTAAATTAATTAGAGAACGAATTATCGTACGGGAAGatcaataaatttcgattttttccgcaATATTCTAAATAATTATTCAGTTATCGGAGTATTAATGGAAAGTTTGAGAGTGATTCAATGAGACGtgtatgaagaaaaagaaaagacagctcgaaaatttaatttaattcacAATCGTCTTTTTTATAATGCTGAATTTTCCTTGCCCAGAATGCATCCACCAGTAGATTATAGCACTTTCGATTCGTTTCTATGAGGACGACATTTTTTCAGGGCTTTTGTCAAAGTTCATGATTCCGACGAGATAAATAGATTTCGACGATTTTAAAATAGTTCAATCGATATATGCAAAATAAGGATTCGTGTAACGCGATTTAAGAGGAGTGTCACGTTTCAATCGGGAATTGTCTCACCCTCAGTGCTTGAAGAAGTACGGTAATGGCCTCAGGAATTCTTGAGTGTCGAGTATCGTGTGAGAGCTCGCGATAAGCGAACATAGCGATACTTGAAAGAGCAACACAACGAGCGATGCCAGAGGGTTCGCGTCTACAGCTTCGCAATAGAATCGTGACAATGTGTTCCTTAGCATCTGGACACGGCATCGTGCTAATGTCGTTGTTATTCGTTGGTTGCAACACGGGCAACTTTGCCATTGTTGCCGGAAGCGTTAACAGAGAGCCGAGAACTGAGACAGCTTCAGTTCTCGGAGCATCGAGATCCTGCCCAGCTAATATGATATTAGCCGCGTGTATATAATCCAAAATAAGTAAACTTGCGCCCGGAAGATTGAGACTGAATAATCTCGGGCCCGTATATTTCACGAGAGCCTCGAGAACCTTCATATCGTTACTTGCAATTCCGCCGTGAACAGCTCGATAAAAAAGCGTCAAGTGGGCTTGAGGTAAACTCACGTCGAGCGGTTGAACTGTCAATAAACAAATTAAACGATACGCAGCGAGGCGTCCTGTCTCGTATCGAGAAGGTAGTTGAATCGCctacaacaaaaaattttgttaattaagAGACAATTATCGAATTGCtttcttctataatttttattgtataaaaaaccCAAAATGAATACTCGTATTGACCTTGAAGCACCAAGGAGCGATCACCGTAAGAGGTGGAATAAGCTCAGGAGCTGGTGGTGTAACTTGATTATCACCGGAGATTCCCTGATTCAGTCGAATTTTAATGAGTGTCTGTGTCAATTGGACAAGATATTCCATCACTTGACCGTGTAGCACAGGATCCTGAATGTCATTGACGTCTCCTAGTGCGGAAAGCATTCTCCTCCACAGAACGACAGCGACATCCGGAAGCCAACCTCGTACTCCACCACCAGCCATTACTGATCTTCTTTCCGAAGCATCGTTCGTGTCTACGAAACAAATTCATATTATTCATcgagaaatgaagaaattaatTGAACCAaagttttccaaaaattcgagcTGAGTATATTCATCTTTGACTTACTGAAAGAGCCATCTTCGaggagaaaaatgtttaaataaaCCAAAAAAACTACCAATTGCAATCCACTCATCACATTCCTGTTTGAAATCAGTCAAAATGATAGTAATTCatagaatctttttttttttttcaattaaagtttcataGCAGTGAAGAATTAAACGAAGGAGTAAAAATGTCTTGCGTCTGGAaagcatgaaagaaaaacgtgtgaaaaaattgcaaacttgtAGCTAAGACTCAAGTCGAAACTCAGCGAAGCCAAAACTCACTCGAGTCCTGCTCATGGTATAAAGGTTCGTATTATCCGAAACAAGTTAATCGTGTTTCCAAACAAAAACCTTTCtcgcaaaaaataatgaagaaaaaactgaatAGATTATGAAAATTCAGAATAATAATAAGTTGAGGGTAGTCCGCCGTTCGGGACAAAGCAGAAACACAAAAATAGCTTGACTGGACGAACGAGCAGTTAAgcagttgagaaaaaaaatagtattgcTGTGCGATACTACTTTttgatcattattattattattattgtatgTATTATTTGACTCGTCAGCCAAAACATAAAGCTCATTTTTGTTAGACATTCTGTCTTACATACCAATGCTGCTACcgtcaatattttcaatttgtatCGGACTATCCTTGTTGCTGTCGACGCCGCTGCTCGGAGTGGGTGATGGACAGCGTGGGGTAGGCGGTTCACTGTCACCGACGACGAGACTGTCGAGAGATTTGGCCCGCCGTCTTCCAATCAAAGATGGTTCAGCCGTTGAGACGCTTGCCCCGGAGGTCGAATCCGATAGAAGTTTCGCCATGTCTCGTTCTATCGATAACGGTAGTACTGGACAGGTATGAGGGGGGCGGGAAATTGTTAGTGCTTTACACGTAATTAGTAGCACGAAcgaagaattattttcaaggtatgaagaaaaaagctttcggacgatcacagtttacaaatAAATTAAGTGAGTTCTGATGAAAATGCTACAGCACAAAGCTCGCTGATATTTTTAGACGAGTGTACGTTCGAGGACGGAGacaagcaagaaaaaaaaacgaaaatgtatgtcaaaaaagaaggaaatgacgaacgaaacgaaagttaaaaataaatcatacTGACGCAACCTACTGAATGCACAACGATAAATAAGTCGAGaaataaagtaaataaaaatatggaaaatgttagaaGATATTTGAAACAATCGAGCTCACCGGGAATCCCAAAGTTGGCAGGGTTCGTCCTATTCCTGTGATACTTGGCTCTTAATCTTCCGGTGTATATGTTGTTGTCGCTTACACTGCGGGGCAATTGTCGGATTTTTCTTGAATCTCGCAGCAGGGGATGATCTAAAGAGTACATATAAAATAATTGGTATATGGTTTTTGTTCTGCTGCAATGGGTAAACATTTTATCGCTTACCCGGAACGTTCTCTTTGCCGGGTACGGTAGTTTCACGATCAACGCTTCCTCGCCTCGGCGACTGAACGCTCCCAGCAGACGCAGCACGGCTACCAACTCCTCgacgttttttcgatttttgttcgCTCAGCCGATCTAGCGGTAAATCGTTCAGATCCAAATTGTACACGTGCCTGGCAAGTACCCTCGTTAGGGTATCCAATGTTTTCTACAATTGAAATAACAACGTTTGAGGCTTAATggttttatttgaaaactcaCAACTGGCATTTAATAACTTACCGCCCATTCCCGAATGAGTTCTTCCCACTGAGTCAACGAGGTTAATACTTGAAGAAACTGATCCCATAGTTGGGTAAAAATGACGACGTTCAAATTGGCTTTGATCCAAGTGACGATGAGAGTTTGGAAGATCGCAGGTGCAAGCTTACCGCCAATGGTTTCTTGATGCTTTCGCTTTGAAGTTTTTCCACCCAGCACCAGCGATGTTATTTGTAACAAAACTCTAAAAAAACAGGGTTAAAAGAAATGCTTGCTTTCTCTATTTCTTACTTTCTAATTCATTCGCTTATCAACATTTTATACTGCTTTTGTTCATTGTTGCTCGAAAGGGAAATTcgtacaaatttattttaattaccGGAGTAATTGATCCCACGTGGCGGGTTCCAAACGAGCATGCATGACAACGTAACGATATACGTTCAAAACTCTCTTGCAACTGTCTGTCTGTTCCTCGAGGAGAGTCGCCGAAGCGTGACCTCCGGGAGTTTCCAAAAAGAATACGTTCGAGGCTTGAGTTATAAAAACTTGAAGAACGTTCTGGAGACCTGCACGAacgaacaaattttcacgGTGTATGGCTCCAAGATAGGAATCATTGCGAAGTCGAGTTTGTCGGGAATAACTATCGGATGGACTTTTGTCATTGTCACTTCCTTCTTTGCGTTGTTCCAATTCGTTTTCGCAACGTTCTTTGTGCCCTTCCAAGGGTTCGAGCATAAACGGCGGAATTTCCTATAAACGATTGGCAAATTACAAAATCCAATTATCGAGGCtgcattttttcatggaaGTAAATTTTTGAGTTTTCTTCTTACATTCATTTGTATCCAGTCTTTGTAAACAGCGATCGCTTTTCTGATAGCGCCTGCATGAGTAAGATCAAGTAGGAATGCCTGTCGATAAATCTCATGAACGAAGTTAACGTTGTCACGACTGCCATAAAGTACTTGACGAACGAGAGCGACGGCCGATTGACCACCGTCATCTTGCTGAAGATTTTGATCTTGTTGTTGGTGCGCTTGTTGATTGGTACCCGTAGAGTCATTTGTCAGGGAATTTGGTTCGCCTGTACTGGTGTTACTTTGCTGACCAACTGATACTCGACGCATATCCTGTTCGGCGTTGTCTTCACTGGGCGTTGGACTGTGAAAAAACAgagtttccaataattatgAAACAATGTCGGGTGTTTGACACGAGAATGATATTgagtaatatttattttttaaattagagCATACTTGTGTTGAATCGGTGCGGTAAAGGGTCCGTCTTTCCTCGTTACATGAGTAAAACTGGCCAGCCATTTGATAAGAGCAACTTTGCACAGTACGTAATTGCCCTGACTCTGGTTCGATGTATGTCGCATCGTTGGTAAATCCAAATTCGGTTTATAcagtgagaaattttcatcgaattcggGACAGATGTAACGGAGATAAGTAGTTTTGAATCTTTCCAGGAGAAATTGAAAAGATCTGTACTGACGGGTATGCTTATCGCGCCACTCAACTTTTACGacctagaagaaaaaaattctataaaataaGCGCAAATAAGATATTCGAAAGACATTATTAAACATATATGAGGATGTTACCTGAGTGACCATGAATTCAAGCAAGGCTTCGAAAAACCTAAGTGTTTCGTTATCCAGGGGTTTTTCTCCGCTTTGGGCAGGCAAAATGGGTAGACCATTTGCTCTGCTAATCGGCCCTTGGCAAGAGTTGTTACCACCGTCATGAAAAATGCTCTGACCCAATTGAGTGTCGTAAAATTCACGTTTTTCTCGTTCCTCAATATTAGCGAGATTCGTAGATCGCTCTTTTCGAGAATCGAGTTTACGATCTGTAGAGTGATACGGGGAGGCTTGACGAGGTGGAAAACCCGGGACCAAAGAGGCAAACATTCGGTGAATGTGATCAGGCGCATTTTCACCAAGTGCTTGATACCAGAGGATAAAATacctgtaattttttttccacatttatttattattatattataatattaCTATAATCATTAATGACAGTAATCAATATCAGAtttccttccacttttttataagaatttggaaaattttggaGTTATCCTGAACCGGATGTTGCTGTACCTTAAAGCCTGTCTTCTGAGCTTCCAACTATTTCCGGGATGTAAAAGTTTGTCAAGAATCCTTGCCAAACTGTGACACTGCCATCTTCTGTTCAAGAGCTCAGGCAACAAAGTCAATACTTTTTCCAACAATTGTAATACTTGCTCCAACTCTTCCCGGTGAGCTTTGTGTACTGAACAGaaaacatggttttcgtaCATCAATGCATTTCAATCGTTCGCTCTATGTAACATTATCAATGATTACGTTAATACAATAATActttcttttaacacttaccAAGGTGGAACGAAAGCTCTGTCGCCAAAGTGATTGCATTGGaaataatgtatatgtttTGAATCTCAACATTCATAGGAACAAGGTTAATGTTAAATTGTGAGgtacttcaattttttcgagttatTCTGGTTATTACGTTGTTAAaatgtgaaaaacaaaatctcTTTCGTGAATTATAATGTTTCATCATGAATTTAGTCTAAAACTTTTGCAAAGTACACAGATTTGCACTTACCACGCTGACGCAAGTTTGCTTCTGCAGTGACAAAACAATCATACAAGATGAAGTACACATGGCTGAAATTCCCCTCAAAAAATCCTTTCGCCTCGTCTATATCTACGTTCTCTGCAAAAGAATGACAATGATTTTGAAACATGATCCGGGTCTGGTTTTTATGAGATTATGGATATACAGGTCAGGCTAATGGTAGGGAAAATCATGAGACGATAAGCATTGGTAAATACCGATGTGACATCTGTTTTGAAATCTTGGATCGATGAAGAGAACCAGACACTCATGAAAACTGTgtcaataaaatatatttagcAAAAGCTGAAAGGTCTATGGAAGAATTGTTGCGTATTATCAATTATCACAaagtaaaaatatttgtaaggTTCTAAAAATTACTATATTCTGAAAATTGTTACCATCAACATATCAAGGATTCCAATTGTCAATcaaataacatacatttttaacaaataaataaatattgatttgtgaaaaaaatatgaatttgccTTTGCAGCTTTTAAAATGAGTTGTTTTATGCAATTGTTTAGAACCGTTAAAACCATTTGTCACAAACAGagggtgaaaaatgaattggaaataatttattaaattcaatAAGATTAAAAACAAAGTTTCTGTGTTTTTAACAATATTTGGATCAACGAAATATGCTATGAGAGATATAGAAATCGTGAGGGCAAAAATCAAATGATAATGGTTGATGGAAAagatgtgtaaaaaaaatacaaatcttgCTCTTGCGATCACCAGGTTTCTTTACCATTAGTaattatttatgaattttcctaCGTGTAAGGCCCAAAATTGGTAACAAATTTAATCTACcaacattattattattgacaaTTGGACgatttctgaaaaattgacgtaaGAAAAATAGGTCAATACAAACATTCGTAGGGGGCTGTGTCCAACGATTCttcatttatcaatgattTACATATACAGAAGGCGCCCGGAGCCgtacgaaaaatgtaatagCCTGCATGAATGTGACGTACATTCACAgaggaggtgaaaaaaaaatacacaaatcTGAAAGGTGATGAATAGACGTAAGAATTCGATAATACCTAGAACAATTTTGAGATGTTTGAAACGGGTGGCGCTGTCCTTTTTGACATCTTGAATTTTGAGcgtcgattttttgacgtctACATGAAGTTTCTTGCTGAACATGGTTCAATGCGAGCCGCCGGCGGCCTCGCGAACACACCGCACtatattttcatcgataaaCCGCGAAACATTTCTCGCAAGTGAGAGACCATTGGAAAATCATGATCACTCTCccaagagagagggagagagagagggagagaagagaGACCCGTACACACTAGTAGAGGAATATGCGCTCCGTTACTGATAATGTaacgaaaacaaacaaaaaagaacTAATAATTACTTGGCGTCAAATGTCGCGAATACTGACACGATCACTCTCCTACGTGACAGCCATATTGCTTTTCTCCGTTCGATGTTTCTGTTTCGTTTTTCCTCCTACATATGCGTACACATTTTTGTGAATATGTTTATATACATGTTGGATAAATGACTGATATAATGCATACACAGAAGTGTGATAAGTGCCAAAAAAACTACTAGATGACGCCATTAATCTATTCCACAACCATCCGAGGCACCTTCGTGAACTTGGCTGATTAATTTTaggtttctgaatttttttagtgTAATTTATTTTGGGTATAATGACTTATAGAGGTTATGTCCGCTGAATTCGAACggtatttattgaaaaataaaaattctacttacGTATTCATTTtcgacaaaataatgaaagaccGTCGTAACTTTATCATGCTAACGAAATTTAATTAcacattgaataaattttttatcatcggCCATATCATACACACAATCTCGAgaaatattgttattattaaattttttaccgtAGTCGTTTCATAATCGTTTGGTGGTGATTGGTTTCAACCGGAGCATTTGTTTCACTATAGCTActctaaaaaacgaaatggcaaaTTTCGTCAGTTGTCTCGAATGTTTAGTTACAGTGAGCGACCAAAgttattcgtgtatttattaaATCTAGTTAACAAATTCCATCGAATGAgtgtcgttgaaaaaataaaaaaagtcgaaatGGAGAGAAGAGGGGGGGCTAAGTTCGAGTAGATTTAGTATAAGTAATAAGATCCCTAAAAGCACTAAACTTTAGTTTCCGAACACTTTGAACAAAAGAATATGATAAATGTTAAATTATTCTTGGAAGTTGGAAAACACGAACTTGATAGTCGTTTAAAAATCGGCcctaatataataaaataagtaGTAATGGTAAATGACGGTAAATTTATTGAAGTCACCTGCATATACCGACTGGAATTTCAAGTGCAATTCTGAAGCACACACGTTGTATTCGTTTCTTCTCTCTAGCCTATCTGAAAAGTTTTTGGAATTAAAATATGCTGCTTCTCATTTCTTTGCGAACGTATAACAAGAGAGGTATAGGACATTAAGGAAGGAAAAGTAAAATGGGTATTCggacaaaaaaattcacaaatataACATCTTTTTGAATTGAACAATGTccattatattatatattttattcccaCATACACACGGCACGTTGTGAACCTTTTcttaattattaataataattttatcgtaatgataataatagtaTTAATCATggtaatgataataataataataatatcaataataatcataaacaCACTAATAGTGACAGCTGATAATAGCAATTCAAAATCATCGTCGCAATAATTCATGAATCACTCGATctacaaaagaaaaacaatatcaATCGTGATAATTATTGTTAATttattatgtatatatatatgtgtatatatatattttttatattatttatttatttatttatttatatatatatgtatatatatatatatatatatatatatatggatttttatatatatgtgtgtatatatttatatgtataataAATCATATTGTAGTAATCATTGTTtatcatatatttatatgtacagAGGGAtacaatatttcaatttttttgtgtgtTATATTTATAATcgcattatttattattataattattattcatttttccttccttGAATTTTGTATACATACACAATTAATTAGATTAtcggggtttttttttttggggagGAGGTAAGAGCAAGGGGGTTAGCCTCGCGTATTTGCTGTGATCGCGTCATAAtaatattatgattattattcacGAGGAATGCGCGCACATACACATACGCacgcgcgcacgcacgcacgaatGTGCGTACGTATGCATGTACGTATGtacatatgtatgtatatttatTCCAGGACTTTTGGGGTCAAATATCATTTCCAAATTCGTAGTTCTCTTTTGTCTTAtgtcaatttttctatgctcTCAATTTTTTGCTTATTTCAAATTCGTCCTACGTATATTTCCTTCCGATTCCCAAGAGcggatatttttattccatgcAAACTAGGCTCAATTCAACTGTGGggttcaattttcattcgaataactTGCTGCCTCAAactttaattgcatcaaaggAAAGTTGTGGACTCCGCTCTCGGCATGACGGGATGATTTTCGGCTCGTCCAATCTTCTCGCGcctttttcgtttgtttttctttattcagttactttacaaaatatttattgtggTCTGACTGTCCTGAATTGAAAGTCGTGTAccgtttttatgaaaaacaatCCCGAAAGAATCTCTGAatcttaaatttatcgattaatCGATTGGTGAGTTCATCACATAATCCATCACTTTatcgcttttttctttttttaatttttttgttttttgctttttgtttttttttgtttttcgttcgatATACTTTTGCACC includes:
- the LOC122408690 gene encoding probable Rho GTPase-activating protein CG5521 isoform X7, which codes for MFSKKLHVDVKKSTLKIQDVKKDSATRFKHLKIVLENVDIDEAKGFFEGNFSHVYFILYDCFVTAEANLRQRVHKAHREELEQVLQLLEKVLTLLPELLNRRWQCHSLARILDKLLHPGNSWKLRRQALRYFILWYQALGENAPDHIHRMFASLVPGFPPRQASPYHSTDRKLDSRKERSTNLANIEEREKREFYDTQLGQSIFHDGGNNSCQGPISRANGLPILPAQSGEKPLDNETLRFFEALLEFMVTQVVKVEWRDKHTRQYRSFQFLLERFKTTYLRYICPEFDENFSLYKPNLDLPTMRHTSNQSQGNYVLCKVALIKWLASFTHVTRKDGPFTAPIQHNPTPSEDNAEQDMRRVSVGQQSNTSTGEPNSLTNDSTGTNQQAHQQQDQNLQQDDGGQSAVALVRQVLYGSRDNVNFVHEIYRQAFLLDLTHAGAIRKAIAVYKDWIQMNEIPPFMLEPLEGHKERCENELEQRKEGSDNDKSPSDSYSRQTRLRNDSYLGAIHRENLFVRAGLQNVLQVFITQASNVFFLETPGGHASATLLEEQTDSCKRVLNVYRYVVMHARLEPATWDQLLRVLLQITSLVLGGKTSKRKHQETIGGKLAPAIFQTLIVTWIKANLNVVIFTQLWDQFLQVLTSLTQWEELIREWAKTLDTLTRVLARHVYNLDLNDLPLDRLSEQKSKKRRGVGSRAASAGSVQSPRRGSVDRETTVPGKENVPDHPLLRDSRKIRQLPRSVSDNNIYTGRLRAKYHRNRTNPANFGIPALTISRPPHTCPVLPLSIERDMAKLLSDSTSGASVSTAEPSLIGRRRAKSLDSLVVGDSEPPTPRCPSPTPSSGVDSNKDSPIQIENIDGSSIDTNDASERRSVMAGGGVRGWLPDVAVVLWRRMLSALGDVNDIQDPVLHGQVMEYLVQLTQTLIKIRLNQGISGDNQVTPPAPELIPPLTVIAPWCFKAIQLPSRYETGRLAAYRLICLLTVQPLDVSLPQAHLTLFYRAVHGGIASNDMKVLEALVKYTGPRLFSLNLPGASLLILDYIHAANIILAGQDLDAPRTEAVSVLGSLLTLPATMAKLPVLQPTNNNDISTMPCPDAKEHIVTILLRSCRREPSGIARCVALSSIAMFAYRELSHDTRHSRIPEAITVLLQALRATQPAVAQVACDGLLLICDKANVLLESYPKVACKIVQVLSETLDTMTNREKRGALTKSMLFCLGEWAMQLGPSVLLDTFQNKTLLLTIFTVLDNIVHNRIGKGGHSQHHDNEDFDPDTSIDDVSAKDSSNKSPRRGNIQSIQLAAKMVMMHLVNHLGHFPMGIGASRLSSLVVELDDVPGINGDELSSAIFQAPNIQLLMLSDSIIMSLVELAALDAPGGGVTAGLTTAPSMVRVLLRDLAGKTSWDSCILYSQPSSAPSSIVDDDDEKNTSVPVDEITNDWKLRKMTKNDESRNTVCPRHTMRHREPNILPTYANAASDMDNLDDLLRYIGHTSPEVISNPEIALNSPASPPQGNCFESETISAILSQRNAAREKVKTLDSDPSAGAMPTIPPSSRPPPAPFHHCRLLFSHLGLSGWEQRRKLHLLAKNEKLLRELRNLDGQRSRETHKMAVIYVSHGQEDKNSILGNVTASKEYESFVARLAWEVELETHTGFLGGLVPGKASGHTAPYYATSFVEILFHVATRMPSDSPESLLQKTRHLGNDEIHIVWSEHWRDYRRDIIPTEFCDVLIVIYPLPDKLYRIRISRKSEIPYFGPLFDECIVEDKVLPGLVRATALAASRAKRSTLTLYQHYYEERARSIDTVMRNHKEATTFEEFAANVYSPVQPPSPFSGASSVSGSTTSMQSAASSNLAAALIDPHQGRAGLRNNSGSSDNRANRVSDGSRVWFSSDTQDSPALHGISPRPLKKMSFKTHPKHRGSGQQATPPDSPRYK
- the LOC122408690 gene encoding probable Rho GTPase-activating protein CG5521 isoform X2, translating into MFSKKLHVDVKKSTLKIQDVKKDSATRFKHLKIVLENVDIDEAKGFFEGNFSHVYFILYDCFVTAEANLRQRVHKAHREELEQVLQLLEKVLTLLPELLNRRWQCHSLARILDKLLHPGNSWKLRRQALRYFILWYQALGENAPDHIHRMFASLVPGFPPRQASPYHSTDRKLDSRKERSTNLANIEEREKREFYDTQLGQSIFHDGGNNSCQGPISRANGLPILPAQSGEKPLDNETLRFFEALLEFMVTQVVKVEWRDKHTRQYRSFQFLLERFKTTYLRYICPEFDENFSLYKPNLDLPTMRHTSNQSQGNYVLCKVALIKWLASFTHVTRKDGPFTAPIQHNPTPSEDNAEQDMRRVSVGQQSNTSTGEPNSLTNDSTGTNQQAHQQQDQNLQQDDGGQSAVALVRQVLYGSRDNVNFVHEIYRQAFLLDLTHAGAIRKAIAVYKDWIQMNEIPPFMLEPLEGHKERCENELEQRKEGSDNDKSPSDSYSRQTRLRNDSYLGAIHRENLFVRAGLQNVLQVFITQASNVFFLETPGGHASATLLEEQTDSCKRVLNVYRYVVMHARLEPATWDQLLRVLLQITSLVLGGKTSKRKHQETIGGKLAPAIFQTLIVTWIKANLNVVIFTQLWDQFLQVLTSLTQWEELIREWAKTLDTLTRVLARHVYNLDLNDLPLDRLSEQKSKKRRGVGSRAASAGSVQSPRRGSVDRETTVPGKENVPDHPLLRDSRKIRQLPRSVSDNNIYTGRLRAKYHRNRTNPANFGIPALTISRPPHTCPVLPLSIERDMAKLLSDSTSGASVSTAEPSLIGRRRAKSLDSLVVGDSEPPTPRCPSPTPSSGVDSNKDSPIQIENIDGSSIDTNDASERRSVMAGGGVRGWLPDVAVVLWRRMLSALGDVNDIQDPVLHGQVMEYLVQLTQTLIKIRLNQGISGDNQVTPPAPELIPPLTVIAPWCFKAIQLPSRYETGRLAAYRLICLLTVQPLDVSLPQAHLTLFYRAVHGGIASNDMKVLEALVKYTGPRLFSLNLPGASLLILDYIHAANIILAGQDLDAPRTEAVSVLGSLLTLPATMAKLPVLQPTNNNDISTMPCPDAKEHIVTILLRSCRREPSGIARCVALSSIAMFAYRELSHDTRHSRIPEAITVLLQALRATQPAVAQVACDGLLLICDKANVLLESYPKVACKIVQVLSETLDTMTNREKRGALTKSMLFCLGEWAMQLGPSVLLDTFQNKTLLLTIFTVLDNIVHNRIGKGGHSQHHDNEDFDPDTSIDDVSAKDSSNKSPRRGNIQSIQLAAKMVMMHLVNHLGHFPMGIGASRLSSLVVELDDVPGINGDELSSAIFQAPNIQLLMLSDSIIMSLVELAALDAPGGGVTAGLTTAPSMVRVLLRDLAGKTSWDSCILYSQPSSAPSSIVDDDDEKNTSVPVDEITNDWKLRKMTKNDESRNTVCPRHTMRHREPNILPTYANAASDMDNLDDLLRYIGHTSPEVISNPEIALNSPASPPQGNCFESETISAILSQRNAAREKVKTLDSDPSAGAMPTIPPSSRPPPAPFHHCRLLFSHLGLSGWEQRRKLHLLAKNEKLLRELRNLDGQRSRETHKMAVIYVSHGQEDKNSILGNVTASKEYESFVARLAWEVELETHTGFLGGLVPGKASGHTAPYYATSFVEILFHVATRMPSDSPESLLQKTRHLGNDEIHIVWSEHWRDYRRDIIPTEFCDVLIVIYPLPDKLYRIRISRKSEIPYFGPLFDECIVEDKVLPGLVRATALAASRAKRSTLTLYQHYYEERARSIDTVMRNHKEATTFEEFAANVYSPVQPPSPFSGASSVSGSTTSMQSAASSNLAAALIDPHQGRAGLRNNSGSSDNRANRERMRLGLRAITSTKVSSAGLSCTRNTMQSIKLSSGYDMPTVGLGTWQAKPEEIEAAVATALEKGYRHIDTAFNYTNEDAIGASLKKWFTEGGKREDLFVTTKLPHYGNRPSDVEKFIKLSLEKLGLDYLDMYLVHMPFAFVQDAESFAPAINEDGSYVLDVDSDPVSVWKEMEKQVRNGLARSIGLSNFNEKQIQEVWDNADIKPSNLQVEMHAYHQQKKLRKFCKEHNIAVTAYSPLASPGAKAHFQSKYNYSPDKFPDLLGHPVVQEIAKKHNKTSAQILLRHLVQEGVIVIPKSSSPERIKINSDLFDFTLTDDDVKALDSLDHGPAGRIFNFLFFKGVEHHRHYPFKEELP